The Quadrisphaera sp. DSM 44207 genome window below encodes:
- a CDS encoding RNA-binding S4 domain-containing protein: MGGVDEVRIREDVIRLGQLLKLAGAVDSGADVKPLLDSGAVTVNGEVETRRGRQVRRGDVVAVDGDPRRVV, encoded by the coding sequence ATGGGCGGCGTGGACGAGGTGCGCATCCGCGAGGACGTCATCCGGCTCGGCCAGCTGCTGAAGCTGGCCGGGGCCGTCGACTCCGGCGCGGACGTCAAGCCGCTGCTGGACAGCGGCGCCGTCACCGTCAACGGCGAGGTCGAGACCCGGCGCGGGCGGCAGGTCCGCCGCGGGGACGTCGTCGCGGTGGACGGCGACCCCCGTCGCGTCGTCTGA
- the thiM gene encoding hydroxyethylthiazole kinase encodes MSAIAAPRDPSTLRDDVAAARERLRRDGPLVQCLTNTVVQALTANALLAAGASPAMVDDPHEAAGFAAAASAVLVNVGTVSARTAEAMRLATAAAAEHATPWVLDPVAVGPLPWRTQLAGELLAHRPAVVRGNASEVLALAGSGAGGRGVDSTSSPEEALAGAAALARRTGGAVAVSGAVDVLTDGRRVVRVGGGHVLLTRTTGAGCALGALVAAYAAIVPDRLVAASAASAHVALAAERAAAVCGGPGTFAAAWLDALDAVDGAQLAAADLSAGELAAHESPAGGR; translated from the coding sequence ATGAGCGCCATTGCGGCACCACGCGATCCGTCCACCCTGCGCGACGACGTCGCCGCGGCGCGCGAGCGGCTGCGCCGCGACGGCCCGCTCGTGCAGTGCCTGACCAACACCGTGGTGCAGGCCCTGACCGCCAACGCGCTGCTGGCCGCCGGGGCCTCGCCCGCCATGGTCGACGACCCGCACGAGGCGGCGGGCTTCGCCGCCGCGGCCTCGGCCGTGCTCGTCAACGTCGGCACCGTCAGCGCCCGCACCGCCGAGGCGATGCGCCTGGCCACCGCCGCGGCCGCCGAGCACGCCACCCCGTGGGTGCTCGACCCGGTGGCCGTCGGGCCGCTGCCGTGGCGCACGCAGCTGGCGGGCGAGCTGCTCGCGCACCGCCCGGCCGTGGTGCGCGGCAACGCCTCGGAGGTGCTCGCCCTGGCCGGGTCCGGGGCGGGCGGGCGCGGCGTCGACAGCACCTCCTCCCCCGAGGAGGCCCTCGCGGGCGCCGCGGCGCTGGCGCGGCGCACCGGTGGGGCGGTCGCCGTCAGCGGCGCGGTCGACGTCCTCACCGACGGCCGCCGCGTCGTCCGGGTCGGCGGCGGGCACGTGCTGCTCACCCGCACCACGGGCGCCGGGTGCGCGCTCGGCGCCCTGGTCGCCGCGTACGCCGCGATCGTCCCCGACCGCCTCGTCGCGGCGAGCGCCGCCTCCGCCCACGTCGCGCTCGCCGCCGAGCGGGCCGCCGCGGTGTGCGGGGGCCCGGGCACGTTCGCGGCCGCCTGGCTCGACGCGCTGGACGCGGTGGACGGCGCGCAGCTGGCCGCCGCCGACCTCTCGGCCGGGGAGCTGGCGGCGCACGAGAGCCCGGCGGGTGGGCGGTGA
- a CDS encoding alpha-N-arabinofuranosidase, producing the protein MPRARLTIDPDFTLAPVPPRLFGSFVEHMGRCVYTGIFEPGHPKADEDGLRTDVLDLVRELGPTVVRYPGGNFVSGYEWEDGVGPREQRPRRLDRAWRSIETNQFGLAEFDRWARRAGAEPMMALNLGTRGVQEACDLLEYANHPGGTKFSDLRRAHGSAEPFDVRLWCLGNEMDGPWQTGHKTAAEYGRLAAETARAMRQVDPTVELVACGSSSRAMPTFGEWERVVLEETYDQVEHVSAHAYYEERESLGTGDFLASAVDMDAFIESVVATADAVRARGRHTKTIDISFDEWNVWYQDRWRSTPRARGEGGWEVAPRVIEDEYTITDAVVVGTLLNSLLRHGDRVTVACQAQLVNVIGLLRSEPGGPAWKQTIAHPFEQVRRRATGQILAVRTRSDRYETSQFGDVDVVDASGTWDEDSGTVSLFLVNRDLAEAADVEVGLAGFADARVAHAAVLAAGPGQDRHTANTEADPDAVRLRPLEGVAVDGRTARLSLPPLSWAVVQLSARRA; encoded by the coding sequence GTGCCCCGCGCCCGCCTGACCATCGACCCCGACTTCACGCTCGCGCCCGTGCCGCCGCGCCTGTTCGGCTCCTTCGTCGAGCACATGGGCCGCTGCGTCTACACCGGCATCTTCGAGCCGGGCCACCCGAAGGCCGACGAGGACGGCCTGCGCACCGACGTCCTCGACCTCGTCCGCGAGCTCGGCCCGACGGTCGTGCGCTACCCCGGCGGCAACTTCGTCTCCGGCTACGAGTGGGAGGATGGCGTCGGCCCGCGCGAGCAGCGCCCCCGCCGCCTGGACCGCGCGTGGCGCTCGATCGAGACCAACCAGTTCGGCCTCGCCGAGTTCGACCGGTGGGCGCGCCGGGCGGGGGCCGAGCCGATGATGGCGCTCAACCTGGGCACCCGGGGGGTGCAGGAGGCGTGCGACCTGCTGGAGTACGCCAACCACCCCGGCGGCACGAAGTTCTCCGACCTGCGGCGCGCGCACGGCTCCGCGGAGCCGTTCGACGTCCGGCTGTGGTGCCTGGGCAACGAGATGGACGGCCCCTGGCAGACCGGGCACAAGACCGCCGCCGAGTACGGGCGCCTGGCCGCCGAGACCGCCCGCGCGATGCGCCAGGTCGACCCCACCGTGGAGCTGGTGGCCTGCGGCAGCTCCAGCCGGGCCATGCCGACCTTCGGGGAGTGGGAGCGCGTCGTCCTGGAGGAGACCTACGACCAGGTCGAGCACGTCTCCGCCCACGCCTACTACGAGGAGCGCGAGAGCCTCGGGACCGGCGACTTCCTCGCCAGCGCGGTCGACATGGACGCCTTCATCGAGTCCGTGGTCGCCACCGCCGACGCCGTGCGCGCCCGGGGGCGGCACACCAAGACGATCGACATCTCCTTCGACGAGTGGAACGTGTGGTACCAGGACCGCTGGCGCTCCACGCCCCGCGCCCGCGGGGAGGGCGGCTGGGAGGTCGCCCCGCGGGTGATCGAGGACGAGTACACGATCACCGACGCCGTCGTCGTCGGCACGCTGCTGAACTCCCTGCTGCGCCACGGCGACCGCGTCACCGTCGCCTGCCAGGCGCAGCTGGTCAACGTCATCGGCCTGCTGCGCAGCGAGCCGGGCGGGCCGGCGTGGAAGCAGACCATCGCCCACCCCTTCGAGCAGGTGCGCCGGCGCGCCACCGGGCAGATCCTCGCCGTGCGCACCCGCAGCGACCGCTACGAGACGTCGCAGTTCGGGGACGTCGACGTCGTCGACGCCTCCGGCACCTGGGACGAGGACAGCGGCACCGTCTCCCTCTTCCTCGTCAACCGCGACCTGGCCGAGGCCGCGGACGTCGAGGTCGGGCTCGCCGGGTTCGCCGACGCGCGCGTCGCGCACGCCGCGGTGCTGGCGGCCGGGCCGGGCCAGGACCGGCACACCGCCAACACCGAGGCCGACCCGGACGCGGTGCGCCTGCGCCCGCTCGAGGGCGTGGCCGTGGACGGGCGCACCGCGCGCCTGAGCCTGCCGCCGCTGTCCTGGGCCGTCGTCCAGCTGAGCGCGCGCCGCGCCTGA
- a CDS encoding TenA family transcriptional regulator — protein sequence MSFSEQAWERTSGLRAAIDDLAFLRELADGSLDPAAFRHYLEQDALYLAGYARALALLAARAPDTAAAGFWARSAHTTGVVEAALHEDLLSGALLDPAAADPAADPTAAPSRSSPRPSPTCLGYTCYLVAAAATAPYAVAAAAVLPCFWVYADVARRLAAAATAAAAGEHPYARWVAAYDAEEFQGATARARALVDDAALAQPTLVPAMHEAFRTAVAFEHAFWAAAHARERWPLDDRDGDGAIGEDGGAAGA from the coding sequence GTGAGCTTCAGCGAGCAGGCGTGGGAGCGCACCAGCGGCCTGCGGGCGGCGATCGACGACCTGGCCTTCCTGAGGGAGCTCGCCGACGGCTCCCTCGACCCGGCCGCGTTCCGCCACTACCTGGAGCAGGACGCCCTGTACCTGGCCGGGTACGCGCGGGCGCTGGCGCTGCTGGCGGCCCGGGCCCCGGACACCGCCGCGGCGGGCTTCTGGGCGCGCTCGGCGCACACCACGGGGGTGGTCGAGGCCGCCCTGCACGAGGACCTGCTCTCCGGGGCGCTGCTCGACCCGGCAGCCGCGGACCCCGCCGCAGACCCCACCGCGGCGCCGTCACGGTCGTCACCCCGGCCGTCGCCGACGTGCCTGGGCTACACCTGCTACCTGGTCGCCGCGGCCGCCACCGCGCCCTACGCGGTGGCCGCGGCCGCCGTCCTGCCCTGCTTCTGGGTCTACGCCGACGTCGCACGGCGCCTGGCCGCGGCCGCGACGGCCGCCGCGGCCGGGGAGCACCCCTACGCCCGCTGGGTCGCCGCCTACGACGCCGAGGAGTTCCAGGGCGCGACGGCGCGGGCCCGGGCGCTCGTGGACGACGCCGCGCTCGCGCAGCCGACGCTGGTCCCGGCCATGCACGAGGCGTTCCGCACCGCCGTGGCGTTCGAGCACGCCTTCTGGGCGGCCGCCCACGCGCGCGAGCGGTGGCCCCTGGACGACCGGGACGGCGACGGCGCGATCGGCGAGGACGGCGGGGCCGCCGGCGCCTGA
- the thiD gene encoding bifunctional hydroxymethylpyrimidine kinase/phosphomethylpyrimidine kinase has product MTAVALSVAGSDPSGGAGIQADLKTFSALGAYGTAVLTALTAQSTRGVSGVHVVPADFVRQQLETLLDDVAVHAAKTGMLATAEVVRAVAQVLRARDVGALVVDPVMVATSGDRLLDAGAVDAVREELLPLADVLTPNAPEAAVLLERAPAASTDELLEQAHALRALGPRAVLLKGGHLGGEHSVDVLATAQGTALVTRPRVATSNTHGTGCALAAALTALAATRRPGQDEQAWYRIVEDARDHLHEALLAGADLGVGSGHGPVHTLARWWR; this is encoded by the coding sequence GTGACCGCCGTCGCGCTGAGCGTCGCCGGCAGCGACCCCAGCGGCGGGGCCGGGATCCAGGCGGACCTGAAGACCTTCAGCGCGCTCGGCGCCTACGGCACGGCCGTGCTGACGGCGCTGACCGCCCAGAGCACCCGCGGGGTGAGCGGGGTGCACGTGGTCCCGGCCGACTTCGTGCGCCAGCAGCTGGAGACCCTCCTCGACGACGTGGCGGTGCACGCCGCGAAGACCGGCATGCTCGCCACCGCGGAGGTGGTGCGGGCGGTGGCGCAGGTGCTCCGCGCGCGCGACGTCGGCGCGCTGGTCGTCGACCCGGTCATGGTCGCCACGAGCGGGGACCGCCTCCTCGACGCCGGCGCCGTCGACGCCGTGCGCGAGGAGCTGCTGCCGCTGGCGGACGTGCTCACGCCCAACGCGCCGGAGGCGGCGGTCCTGCTGGAGCGGGCTCCCGCCGCGAGCACCGACGAGCTGCTCGAGCAGGCGCACGCGCTGCGCGCCCTGGGCCCGCGCGCGGTGCTGCTCAAGGGCGGGCACCTCGGCGGCGAGCACAGCGTCGACGTCCTGGCCACGGCGCAGGGCACCGCGCTCGTCACCCGCCCGCGCGTGGCGACGTCGAACACCCACGGCACGGGCTGCGCGCTCGCGGCGGCGCTCACCGCGCTCGCCGCGACGCGCCGTCCCGGGCAGGACGAGCAGGCCTGGTACCGCATCGTCGAGGACGCCCGCGACCACCTGCACGAGGCGCTCCTGGCCGGCGCCGACCTGGGCGTCGGGTCCGGGCACGGGCCGGTGCACACCCTGGCGCGGTGGTGGCGGTGA
- a CDS encoding aldo/keto reductase, with protein MEHRTLGSSGCAVSTYALGTMTFGAETDEAGSHAQLDAFVEAGGTLVDTADVYTAGTSEEIIGRWLAARPAEVRDSVVLATKGRFPMGEGPNDVGLSRRHLQRALDASLRRLGVDEVDEYQVHSWDPLTPLEETLSTLDDAVRAGKVRYVGLSNYTGWQVQKAVAVARELGLSAPVTLQPQYNLLVREVEWEVVPSCLDAGLGLLPWSPLGGGWLTGKYTREERPTGATRLGEDPERGVEAYGRRSVQQRTWDVIDAVRSIADARGVPMSQVALAWLVDRPSVTSVILGARTLEQLQDNLGAAGLHLGAEETAALDAASDPAPADYPYGGPGVQQRSRPVEGGRGPRRR; from the coding sequence GTGGAGCACAGGACCCTGGGCAGCAGCGGGTGCGCCGTCTCGACGTACGCGCTCGGCACGATGACGTTCGGCGCGGAGACCGACGAGGCGGGCAGCCACGCCCAGCTCGACGCCTTCGTCGAGGCCGGCGGCACGCTGGTCGACACCGCCGACGTCTACACCGCCGGCACGTCGGAGGAGATCATCGGCCGCTGGCTGGCCGCCCGGCCGGCCGAGGTGCGCGACTCCGTGGTGCTCGCCACCAAGGGCCGCTTCCCGATGGGCGAGGGCCCCAACGACGTCGGCCTGTCCCGGCGCCACCTGCAGCGGGCGCTGGACGCGTCCCTGCGCCGCCTCGGGGTCGACGAGGTCGACGAGTACCAGGTGCACTCCTGGGACCCGCTGACGCCGCTGGAGGAGACCCTCTCCACCCTCGACGACGCGGTGCGGGCGGGCAAGGTCCGCTACGTGGGCCTGTCGAACTACACCGGCTGGCAGGTGCAGAAGGCCGTCGCCGTGGCCCGCGAGCTGGGGCTGTCCGCGCCCGTGACGCTGCAGCCGCAGTACAACCTCCTGGTCCGCGAGGTCGAGTGGGAGGTCGTGCCGTCCTGCCTGGACGCCGGCCTCGGCCTGCTGCCGTGGTCGCCGCTGGGCGGGGGCTGGCTGACGGGCAAGTACACCCGCGAGGAGCGCCCGACCGGCGCCACCCGCCTGGGCGAGGACCCGGAGCGCGGCGTCGAGGCCTACGGCCGCCGCTCGGTGCAGCAGCGCACCTGGGACGTGATCGACGCCGTGCGGAGCATCGCGGACGCCCGCGGGGTGCCGATGTCGCAGGTGGCCCTGGCCTGGCTCGTCGACCGGCCCTCGGTGACCTCCGTGATCCTCGGCGCCCGCACCCTGGAGCAGCTGCAGGACAACCTCGGCGCCGCCGGCCTGCACCTGGGCGCCGAGGAGACCGCGGCCCTGGACGCCGCCAGCGACCCGGCGCCCGCGGACTACCCGTACGGCGGGCCGGGCGTGCAGCAGCGCAGCCGCCCCGTCGAGGGCGGCCGCGGACCCCGCCGCCGCTGA
- the thiE gene encoding thiamine phosphate synthase, whose translation MSAVAAGAAAGRRPLDPTLYLVTDTALSAPRAVPDVVRAAAAGGASAVQVRDKRASARDLLALVRAVRDALADHPSVAVLVDDAVDVAVLAGADGVHVGQSDLPAEEVRALLGPQRLVGLSVGSAAEAAAAADLPPGTVDYWGLGPVWATPTKPDAAAPLGLDGLRALVAPARRAGVATVAIGGVDAERAPAVRATGVDGICVVSAVAAAADPRAAAARLLP comes from the coding sequence GTGAGCGCCGTCGCCGCGGGGGCCGCCGCCGGGCGGCGCCCGCTCGACCCGACGCTGTACCTGGTCACCGACACCGCCCTGAGCGCGCCGCGCGCGGTGCCGGACGTCGTCCGCGCCGCCGCCGCGGGAGGCGCGAGCGCGGTGCAGGTGCGCGACAAGCGCGCCTCGGCCCGCGACCTGCTGGCGCTCGTGCGCGCCGTCCGCGACGCGCTGGCGGACCACCCGTCCGTGGCCGTGCTCGTCGACGACGCCGTGGACGTCGCGGTGCTGGCCGGCGCGGACGGCGTGCACGTGGGGCAGTCGGACCTGCCGGCCGAGGAGGTGCGCGCCCTGCTCGGGCCGCAGCGCCTCGTGGGCCTGTCGGTGGGCAGCGCGGCGGAGGCGGCCGCGGCGGCGGACCTGCCGCCCGGCACGGTGGACTACTGGGGCCTGGGGCCGGTGTGGGCGACCCCCACCAAGCCCGACGCCGCGGCGCCGCTGGGCCTGGACGGGCTGCGCGCGCTCGTCGCGCCCGCCCGCCGCGCCGGCGTGGCCACGGTCGCCATCGGCGGCGTCGACGCCGAGCGCGCCCCCGCCGTGCGCGCCACCGGCGTCGATGGGATCTGCGTCGTCTCCGCCGTGGCCGCCGCCGCCGACCCGCGCGCCGCCGCGGCGCGGCTGCTGCCGTGA
- a CDS encoding aldo/keto reductase, which yields MEHVRLGGSGLEVSRLCLGCMSYGDPQRGTHPWTLPEEEARPFVRRALELGVTFFDTANVYSAGSSEEILGRALKDFAASREEVVIATKVHGRMRPGPNGAGLSRAAIMTEIDASLRRLGTDHVDLYQVHRWDPLTPIEETLEALHDVVRAGKARYLGASSMWAWQFSKALHTAELRGWTRFVSMQDHYNLLQREEEREMLPLCADQGVGVLPWSPLARGRLTRDWDERTERSQTDAFGRDLYDTSASDRAIAERVAQVAEQRGVPRAQVALAWVASRPQVTAPIVGATKLHHLEDAVAALSLRLSEEEVTLLEEPYAPHPVAGF from the coding sequence GTGGAGCACGTGAGGCTGGGCGGGTCCGGGCTGGAGGTCTCGCGCCTCTGCCTGGGGTGCATGAGCTACGGCGACCCCCAGCGCGGCACCCACCCGTGGACCCTGCCCGAGGAGGAGGCCCGCCCCTTCGTCCGACGGGCGCTGGAGCTGGGCGTCACGTTCTTCGACACCGCGAACGTGTACTCGGCCGGCAGCAGCGAGGAGATCCTCGGGCGGGCGCTGAAGGACTTCGCGGCCTCCCGCGAGGAGGTCGTGATCGCCACGAAGGTCCACGGGCGGATGCGGCCGGGCCCCAACGGCGCCGGGCTCTCCCGCGCGGCGATCATGACCGAGATCGACGCCAGCCTGCGCCGCCTCGGCACCGACCACGTCGACCTGTACCAGGTCCACCGCTGGGACCCGCTGACGCCGATCGAGGAGACCCTCGAGGCGCTGCACGACGTCGTCAGGGCCGGCAAGGCCCGCTACCTCGGGGCCTCCTCCATGTGGGCGTGGCAGTTCTCCAAGGCCCTGCACACCGCCGAGCTGCGCGGCTGGACCCGGTTCGTGAGCATGCAGGACCACTACAACCTGCTCCAGCGCGAGGAGGAGCGGGAGATGCTGCCGCTGTGCGCGGACCAGGGCGTCGGCGTCCTGCCCTGGAGCCCGCTCGCCCGCGGCCGCCTGACCCGCGACTGGGACGAGCGCACCGAGCGCTCGCAGACCGACGCCTTCGGGCGCGACCTCTACGACACCTCCGCCTCGGACCGCGCGATCGCCGAGCGCGTCGCGCAGGTGGCCGAGCAGCGCGGGGTGCCGCGCGCGCAGGTCGCGCTGGCGTGGGTGGCCTCGCGGCCGCAGGTCACCGCGCCGATCGTCGGCGCCACGAAGCTGCACCACCTCGAGGACGCCGTGGCGGCGCTGTCGCTGCGGCTGTCCGAGGAGGAGGTCACCCTGCTCGAGGAGCCGTACGCGCCGCACCCCGTCGCCGGGTTCTGA
- a CDS encoding carbohydrate ABC transporter permease, with the protein MSAVGAPATTGAAAPGAIVSGRAPRAAARRRGRHGLSGGRGGFWFVLPFLLVYAAFTLWPLVHGLGMSFFDTSLISDDSSFVGLANYARLFDDPQVWRTLGTTLLFTLLSTVPLVLVALVMALLVHTGTRGQWFWRFAYFAPFLLPVATVVLIWQWLFQGDFGLLNAALGWVGLDPVGWTTDPDVALWSTVLLTVWWTVGFNFLLYLAALQAIPATVYEAAAIDGAGGWRRLFSITLPLLGVTTGLVVTLQVLASLKLFDQAYILYAGSGGPGGAAAPILQHVYDTGFVNYRLGYASAISYVFFVLVLAIALVQARIAARRSS; encoded by the coding sequence GTGAGCGCCGTCGGGGCGCCGGCGACCACCGGCGCCGCCGCGCCGGGCGCGATCGTCTCCGGCCGCGCGCCGCGCGCCGCGGCCCGCCGCCGTGGCCGCCACGGCCTGAGCGGCGGCCGGGGAGGGTTCTGGTTCGTCCTGCCCTTCCTGCTCGTCTACGCCGCCTTCACCCTGTGGCCGCTCGTCCACGGCCTCGGGATGAGCTTCTTCGACACCAGCCTGATCAGCGACGACTCCAGCTTCGTGGGGCTGGCCAACTACGCGCGGCTCTTCGACGACCCGCAGGTGTGGCGAACCCTCGGGACCACCCTGCTGTTCACGCTCCTCAGCACGGTCCCGCTCGTGCTCGTCGCGCTCGTCATGGCGCTGCTGGTGCACACCGGCACCCGCGGGCAGTGGTTCTGGCGCTTCGCGTACTTCGCGCCGTTCCTGCTGCCGGTCGCCACGGTCGTGCTCATCTGGCAGTGGCTCTTCCAGGGCGACTTCGGCCTGCTCAACGCCGCGCTCGGCTGGGTCGGCCTGGACCCGGTGGGCTGGACCACGGACCCGGACGTCGCGCTGTGGTCGACCGTGCTGCTGACCGTGTGGTGGACCGTCGGGTTCAACTTCCTGCTCTACCTCGCGGCGCTGCAGGCGATCCCGGCCACCGTGTACGAGGCCGCGGCCATCGACGGCGCGGGCGGCTGGCGGCGGCTGTTCTCCATCACCCTGCCGCTGCTGGGCGTGACCACCGGTCTCGTCGTCACGCTGCAGGTCCTGGCGTCCCTGAAGCTGTTCGACCAGGCGTACATCCTCTACGCCGGCAGCGGCGGCCCCGGCGGGGCGGCGGCGCCGATCCTGCAGCACGTCTACGACACCGGGTTCGTCAACTACCGCCTCGGCTACGCCTCGGCGATCTCGTACGTGTTCTTCGTGCTCGTCCTCGCGATCGCCCTGGTGCAGGCGCGCATCGCCGCCCGGAGGAGTTCCTGA
- a CDS encoding carbohydrate ABC transporter permease: MAVPAATALRSPRPRDAEAAPPRRTSQGPSKAQRASLLTRIALATGLAVLAVLWLAPLAWALLTSLKTEADTTTVPLEVVPDSGFTLQAYRAVLGDDDLVTWFVNSTVVAVVVTAATVALSAAAAYGFSRTRFRGRTALFALTVAGIMIPPQILIVPLYRQMLSWGTADTFAGIILPQLVAPAMVFILKKFFDGIPTELEEAARVDGAGSFRIFWQVVVPLSRSILAAVAIFVFISAWNNFLWPFIITSDPELMTLPVGLVQVQSSFGVRYAQVMASAILAGLPLVVVFMLFQRQIIRGVATTGLGGT, translated from the coding sequence ATGGCCGTCCCCGCTGCCACCGCCCTGCGCTCGCCGCGCCCCCGCGACGCCGAGGCGGCCCCGCCGCGGCGCACCTCGCAGGGGCCCTCGAAGGCCCAGCGCGCCTCGCTGCTCACGCGGATCGCGCTGGCCACGGGCCTGGCCGTCCTCGCCGTCCTGTGGCTGGCGCCGCTGGCGTGGGCGCTGCTCACGTCCCTGAAGACGGAGGCGGACACCACCACGGTGCCCCTGGAGGTGGTGCCCGACAGCGGGTTCACCCTGCAGGCGTACCGGGCGGTGCTGGGCGACGACGACCTGGTCACCTGGTTCGTCAACAGCACCGTCGTCGCGGTCGTCGTCACGGCCGCGACCGTGGCGCTGTCCGCGGCCGCCGCCTACGGCTTCTCCCGCACCCGCTTCCGCGGGCGCACCGCGCTGTTCGCGCTCACGGTCGCGGGCATCATGATCCCCCCGCAGATCCTCATCGTGCCGCTGTACCGGCAGATGCTCTCGTGGGGCACGGCCGACACCTTCGCGGGGATCATCCTCCCGCAGCTCGTGGCGCCGGCGATGGTCTTCATCCTCAAGAAGTTCTTCGACGGCATCCCCACCGAGCTCGAGGAGGCCGCCCGCGTCGACGGCGCCGGCTCCTTCCGGATCTTCTGGCAGGTCGTGGTGCCGCTGTCCCGCTCGATCCTCGCGGCCGTGGCGATCTTCGTGTTCATCAGCGCCTGGAACAACTTCCTGTGGCCCTTCATCATCACCTCCGACCCGGAGCTGATGACCCTGCCCGTCGGCCTGGTGCAGGTGCAGAGCAGCTTCGGCGTCCGCTACGCGCAGGTGATGGCCTCGGCGATCCTCGCCGGCCTGCCGCTGGTGGTGGTCTTCATGCTCTTCCAGCGCCAGATCATCCGCGGCGTCGCCACCACCGGCCTCGGCGGCACGTGA